A window of Mastomys coucha isolate ucsf_1 unplaced genomic scaffold, UCSF_Mcou_1 pScaffold1, whole genome shotgun sequence genomic DNA:
TTGTGTAAATAAGACACAGCAATGTGGAGGTGGGAAATATCACAGGTCCTTGCTCCATGTTAAAGAGCTCCAATCAGttagttgagagagagagagagacaggagagagagagagaatatacatatatatgtatacatacacacacatatacatatatatatatatatatatatatacatatatatgtatatatgtatatatcaggtttttttttatggATGAGAACCTTGGTAGGTTACTCAATCCCAAACGTTCAACCATAAAGACagatacataaaagcaacattaaaTTGACTAGtaggttgtgtgtctgtgtgtaaaacaataataattatcatAAATATCATATCCATGTATAAGATTCTCGAAAAAATATTTGAacgaaaaacaatgaaaatttctgagaaatcaccagttgatttccagagtgcttatatgtgtttgcactcccaccaacaatggaggtgTGTTCCCCTTGCGTCACATTCTTGCTAGCATGTGCTGTCAGTTGAGGCTTTGATCTTATCCATTGTGATTGGTGTAAGATTAagctcagagtcattttgatttgcatttccctgatgactaaggaggttGAGCATTCCTTTGAGTGCTTCTTGTCCACTCGATATtgctttgttgagaattctcctTTTAGCTCTGAACCAGATTTGGGGAGTTGGGGAGATGGTTTTCTAGGATTCTagcttcttgacttctttatatattttggatattagacctctgtcATACGTAGGGTTAGTGaagctcttttcccaatctgtatgtATGCCATTTTGTCTTCTTGActgtgtcctttgacttacagaagctttgcagtttcatgaagtaCCATTTATCAAATTTTTGATCTTAagcctgaaccattggtgttctgttcaataAACTGTCTCCTGAACAAAAACATTCAATACTATTTCCCACTTCTGTTAGATGTAatgtgtccagttttatgttgagatcctatATCTACCTGGACATGAGTTTTTGGTGTAGGGTGATAAACAtgaatttatttgcattcttctacatggagaTATCAAGTTAGAGcagtatcatttgttgaaggTGGTTTCTATTTTTCACTGTGTAGTTTTGCCATctctgtcaaaaatcaagtatccatagttatgtgagtttatttctgggtctttgatcagattccattaatcaacctgtctgtctctgtgccaatACCACATtcagcttttatcactattgtcCAGTAGTACAgtttgagttcagggatggtgatttctctAGAAGgccttttattgttcaggattgtgttagctatcctaggtttttgtttttccatataaagttgagaattactCCTTCAAGTTCTGAGAAAAggtgttgaaattttgataagaattgcactgaatctgtacattgcttttggtaagatggctgtTTTcaatgttaatcctactgatctatGAACATgtgaaatctttccatcttctgatatcttcttcagtttcttcaggtACTTGAAGGTCTTGTCCTACAGATCTTTGTCATTCTTGGTTAGTGTTATACCAAGGTATTGTATATTActtgtggttattgtgaagggtgttgttttacTATTTCTTTCTCAGAAGGTTTATCATCTGTATAAAAAAGGGCTATTAgtttcttttagttaattttctatccagccacattgctgaagttatttatcagctatAGGTGATCACTGGTACAATTTGGGTGTGGCAGGGGGGTGCTTATGTGTACTATTATGTCATCCATgatagtgatactttgatttcttcctttctggaagGCAGCTATGCTCACCACTATACCACCAACGCAggtgatttcttcctttctgaagacccagctatactgcctctgggcatatacccaaaagatgctccaccacactgcaaggacaaatgctccaccatgttcatatcagctttaatcgtaatagccagaaactggaaacaacctcaaccaaagaatggatacaaaatatGTGGTTAATTTATACAATGgtatactattcagttattaaaaataaaggcatcatgacatttgctggcaaatggatggaactagaaagtgcCATTCTTAGTGAGGCAatctagacccaaaaggacatgtttggtatatactcactgataagtggatattagccacaaattACAGGATACACATGATATACTCCagagatccaaagaagctaaaaagGAAGGAAGCCCTAAGTGAAGATACTTGAATCACTCTTAGAAGGGGGAGTAAAATTGTCAAAGGAAACAGAGTGAGGGAGACAACTGGCTAGGAGAAAAGATGGGGAGGAGAATGGTGTGGGTCAGGAtaaggtgtggggagagacaggagagagccaGAGAAACAAGAAATGAGTAGAAATTTTCAGCTGCTAGGAGTGTAGGGAGTGGGAGGATCTATAAAAGTCCCTGAGATCATGGATGGGGAAGGCTTCTAGGAATtaatgagggtgaccttagcagACATACataacagtggggatatggacaCTGAAGAGGGCACCACTTGTAGCTGGATGGGACCTCCAGTGGATGGATAAGgacatccacaaaactttcaacccaaaatttgtcctgtttaAAAGTAACGCAGGGACAataatggagcagaggctgaaagaaTGCCCAATGAATAACCACAcaatttgagacccattccatgagcaagaagcaatccctgacactattaatatactttgttatgcttgtagccaggagcctagcataactctcttctgagaggttctgcccagcagctgactgaaacctGAAACAGATATAGATACCTATAGCCAAACTTTGGACAGAAGTCTGGACTTTTatagaagagttggaggaaggattgaaggaaatAGGAATTCCATAGGAAGGCTAACAGAGACTGACTCTTGTTGGgagctttcagagactgagccactcaTCAAagacatacatgggctggaccaagAGTGCCAGtacctatgtagcagatgtacagtcctgtctccatgtgggtccGCTAACAACTGGCGTGGGTGCTGTTCCTAAAGCTGCTGCCTGACTGTGGTATCccttccccaacagggctgccttatctggcctcagttaGAGATGATGTACCttaccctgcagagacttgatgtatcTTGGAGGAGGGATACCAGGGGAGGGCACtctttcagaggagaaaggaaggagatgtGGGGGAAGAACCGTGAGGTGGGAAATGGGAGGGGCAGCGAATGGGGTGTAAGAAGTTAATTAAATAAAgccaaaaagggggaaatgtcagTAGTGTTACAAAGAAACAATCATCAGCTGAAGATTGTCAGGTAGATTATTTCCTGCACATACTCTGGAACACAGAAACAGAAGTAAGActaattctcattttaaattgaGCCCCAGAAACTGATTCCCACCCAAGACAAGGCAATTCAGCTTCATACCACCTCATGCTTGAGAAACCTTTGAATTCGTTGACATCCCTAGGGGATATCTTTGCATGGAGTAAACAATGGATAAATTTCTTTGAtagtaaatttaaattaattttaaggaaatattGATGCATTGAGGATCTTAGTTTTCATTGAATCTTGGAATTTATTGATTAAATTATTCAAAAACCATATAACTTAAATCTAAACATATTAGTattctatttataaatttatcaattttaatgattgaatttaaaatgtgatttttaatctTGACATTTAAATCtccctttaaaatgtatttaaatgggACTtgcattattttgattttaagtgCCTCAACTTCATGATTCAAGAAAACCATTAAAGTTCATAAATAACCAGTATAATatgaaaaatttataaatatggtCAATCCCACATCTTTTGCTATATTTAATATGATTAATGAGGTAAAATGCATCTTAATATGATAaatctaataaatatataataaaataatatataatatataataaaataataaaataatatataataaataaagatgaGCAAAGCTTTGAAGGAAAGTGGATGACTCCACAGGTTTAAGGAGAGAACATTCAGGCACCAGGGAAGCCAACATAAAGCCAGAATCAGATTCTCCTGTGTCTGAAATGGAGTGTGTGGAACAGGTCTAAAGTAAACTAGAGTTGGGAAGTGAAAGGGGGATAGATAACAGGACTTTGAGGGGCTTTGTAAGAGCTAGACTTTTGTAATTTACTCTGAGCATGGAGGAACTAGGGCAGAGTTTGGAGCAGATGAGGGATGCTGTCTGGCCTGAAATATACTTCGCTCTGTGTGAAGCCAACAGTACAGGGTGACACAGCTGAAACCTTTAATTGATACGGAGATCCTCTAGTAATTGTGGTGAGACATGATGTTAAGTATATGAACATAAGTTTTGTGATGtgataatttcaaaaataaacaactctTTTATGAAGTTTTACTGCCAATCAAACCATGGTAATATAAAACAAGTGGGAATACAGAGGAAGCTGGAGGGAGAAAATGATCTGGAGGCAGAATATGATCACATTACATGGTATACATTTATTCTCAGATAAATAACAAAAGTTTACAAACTGAGTGGGACTCTGTTGATTATGATTTCAATAAAGATAAATTTCAATCATAATTTAAAAACGTGTGCATCTGAATATTCAATGACAAGAaggattttataaaaattatttgcttgttttatgtggtaattttcatcttttttctcaTTCTATTTAACTGGAGGgggcatttttaatttttttgaatacTGGCTATCAAATCCTGGACCTTAGATGTGCAAGAAAAATGCTCTGTAATCAAGCAATGTTCCAAGATATGCAAAAACCATCTTTATAGTGATTTTACCAATAAGTAATTGAACTTTACCCTGAAtttgtaaacaaaattaaatttgatCTCTAATTCTGATTATCTTTGCCCtaaaaatgtgtttctattttttagatttatttatttatttatttatttatttaatatctgtgagtacattgtcactgtcttcagacacaccataggAGGGTAGTGAaccccactacagatggttgagagccaccatatgcttgctgggaattgaactcaggacctcttggagACCAATTAGTGCTCTTGACAGCTGAGCCTTCCTTCTAGCCCATGTGTTTCtacttttaacttttgaaaaatctatggtttctctccttttatcttaAAGCATTTCCATTGTATTCTATAGGATAATTTAAATTCAGTGAAGGTGATACACACAGCTTGACAATGTCACTATGATGCTCACATGGTACACTCATTTCTGGAACATTTtcataataagataaaaaaacaatTAACAGAGGTAGAGGCAAAATGAAGAGTTGTCTGATAAAGTGGATTGAAAACTGAAGACTTCAGAAGAATCAGCCAGGAAAATGTGCTAAGAGAAATCATCCATCATTTGTCCCTTAGTTGGAAAACAGCTTAATGAGCCACATGAACTAGGTGCAGACATGtacagaagggaaaaggaagcGTCATGAGGTAAAAGGCAGGTAGAAACCATGGAGCTTCCTATGTTAGGCTATAAAATACTGAATTCAACCCAATATGCACATGAAAGCACTGAATAGATTGAAGTATGGAATTAAATTCTCCAAATATTGCTCTGGTCATTGCAGaacagaagatagaaaaatgCAAGAGACAGACAGTGAGGAGGAGTGGAATATGATCTGTGAAATAATGGCCTTCTAAACATGCCATGCATATTGAACCCATGACCTCATAGTAGGCACGTTTACCTGCAGAAGATATAATGGAGAGCAAGTCAGCCAAAATATGAACATAACTGGGGCGGTGCTTTCGAAACCCACCCCTTACAAAGGAGATATTGGCAACTCCTGCTGATAAAGGACATTCTTCTTTTTGAGAGTGTGGCCACTGGTAGGCTTTCCATAATCCAGTGGATGACTCCATACCCATCAACACATACACAGCTCCACCTGGACTAACTTGTCAGGAATAATAATGAAAGGAGAAGATAAGAAGTCATGGGGAAATAATGAGGGAGTAAGAGGTTCAGGATAGATGTGATATTTGTCCAGTGCACAAGTGTATTAAATTCTTGAAGGAGAAAagtgctaaaataaaataaggcataaaaattaaaaatcgtACCTGTGATTTGGAAATAGAAAAGGTGTTTTAGTACAGATAATCAGCCATCTTTGGTTGCCGAGTAAATCATTCTGAAATAAGtgacttaaaatagaaaatttctcATAATTCCATATATTAGCTATTTAGGATAGAATGGAATCCATaattttttcagtcttttataaTTGTCCCTGTGTGTTCTTGGAACAACCAGTTGTTTGATTGCAGCTGGCTAAACTACATTCCAAAGTATGACTAGGTAAAGTTTGATGTATAAATGCCCAAGATCATCTGGGGTTCAGCAAGTAGAGGTTCTTGTGAAGAGGCTTCATATACAAGAGCTTGATTACtagatctcagaaggtggaagaggagaacCGAGTCCCTAGAATTGTCTTCTGAACTCTACACATGATATGCTCATATCTGCACAAGTGTGTGCAAatgcatgcacttgcacacatgcacacaagcacacatacatgagagatgcattaaaataaataacttacaACAGCTGTTAGATAACAGCTTAGATAGCATTCAGAAAGTCATGAAACATGTTTGAACTCTACTTTCAAAttctatttattcatatttaaatagtAGTGATTCTGATTAAGAATACTTAAATTACAAGACAATTTGTACATaagaagatgttttaaaaatagtaaaatgaaatATAGTGGACTATCCGTCTTACTACTTTGAAACCCTTTGAGCCTGAAATTCTATGACACATCATGGAGTAGCCAGTACATTTTTACTAAACTGAGTGTGcagttaattaaattaaataagccaaaaggagagagaaattgTCTTTTGTGTCAGGAAACAGTACTGAAGCAATGATGGATGACAGAGGGATCTAGAGCTAGAAAGGCAAGAGGGATGTGAACATTGGCACACTTCAGAACTATTCTATGTGGTGTGCATCTTGTACTCTAATCTTTAGCCTCATCAACACatgcaatcacaaaagaaaagggaaggaaccaTACTAGTATAGTATGAGGCACACGTCAATTTGTACTTTAAGCAGGAGAATCCACACTTACTGCTTCACCTATCAAAAGTCTGGTAGTTGTTATGTAAACAAGTGGCTACCAGTGACATAGAGTCCCAGTTCATCATTCCAGTTAACAGCAGAAGAAAAAGCATCTGTAACAATAGAAAAAGAGTATCAtcaggagcaaaaaaaaaaaaaaaaaaaaaaaaaagaaaaaaaaagcagtgagaACTCGAACTTCAAGAAGGGCTTTAATATCAGGAATTGAGATCTATTTCTGAGCCCGGGCGTCTCTCTTCTGATGAAAAAGCCTCCCAATCGcatctttcatttccttgtttcttAGACTATAAATAATGGGATTGAGGAATGGGGCAAGAATAACAAAAGTGACGGCAATTACTGTGTCCCAGAAAACTGAATATGTAGCCGAGAATCTCAAATACATGACAGCCACGCTGccaaaaaacagcaagaaaacagcAAGGTGGGCTGCACAAGTGGAGAAAGCCTTGTGCCTGCCTTCTGCTGATGGCATCCCCAAAATCACCATGATGATCCTGATATAGGACAGGGCAATTACCAGGAAGGAGGCCAGGATCTCTACTGCATGGATGGTGTCCACAATGACCACCAAAGATGTATCCGTACAGGCCAAACTGAGCACAGGGGTGAAATCACAGAAGATCTGATGGATCTTGTTGGAGCCACAGAAAGGCAAAGTTGCGATCCATGCAATCTCAGGGAGTACCAGAAGGAAGCCACAGAAGCAGGAGCCAGCTGTTAGTTGGAGACAAAGTTTGGAAGT
This region includes:
- the LOC116071274 gene encoding olfactory receptor 6K6, which gives rise to MTQLVASRNQTMVTEFLFSVFPSLYEGGLLFFILLILVYAFIISGNLVIFVAVQLDMALHTPMYFFISVLSFLEIWYTTATIPKMLSSLISEKTISLGGCLMQMYFFHSLGITEGCVLTAMSIDRYIAICYPLRYPTIMTSKLCLQLTAGSCFCGFLLVLPEIAWIATLPFCGSNKIHQIFCDFTPVLSLACTDTSLVVIVDTIHAVEILASFLVIALSYIRIIMVILGMPSAEGRHKAFSTCAAHLAVFLLFFGSVAVMYLRFSATYSVFWDTVIAVTFVILAPFLNPIIYSLRNKEMKDAIGRLFHQKRDARAQK